A genomic window from Candidatus Rokuibacteriota bacterium includes:
- a CDS encoding LLM class flavin-dependent oxidoreductase, whose protein sequence is MNFGTFLLMQSPSARSAQEIYARGIEIAQAAEALGFHNVWLAEHHFSTYGYLSRPTQLAAYIAAKTTRLRVGTAVIVVPLHHPLVIAEEIATLDLLSGGRLDVGLGRGYQPYEFERFGLELESGRERWDESVDVILKALGGQPFSYEGKFFKIPETSVFPQPVQRPHPPIWITAQSPDSIEGAVRRGFHVLTGGFGVSIERLAEFRRLFDRLVAEVRPPRPLEIGVQRAVYVAESEADARAAAEEARWNMRVTLSLRNRYERVERGRAIPVPAPNEPDLDDLLDRFLVIGAPDTCIRQIKRIKDLVGITHFSGSFWFGDLEHTRVLRSMEHFARDVMPVFRGP, encoded by the coding sequence ATGAATTTCGGGACGTTCCTGCTCATGCAATCGCCGTCCGCGCGCTCCGCGCAGGAGATCTATGCGCGCGGGATCGAGATCGCCCAGGCCGCCGAGGCTCTCGGGTTCCATAACGTCTGGCTCGCCGAGCATCACTTCTCCACGTACGGGTACCTCTCGCGCCCGACCCAGCTCGCGGCGTACATCGCGGCGAAGACCACGCGCTTGCGGGTGGGCACGGCCGTCATCGTCGTTCCGCTCCACCACCCCCTGGTGATCGCCGAGGAGATTGCGACGCTGGATCTGTTATCCGGCGGGCGCCTGGACGTGGGGCTCGGGCGGGGCTACCAGCCCTACGAGTTCGAGCGGTTCGGCCTTGAGCTCGAGAGCGGCCGTGAGCGGTGGGATGAATCGGTCGACGTGATCTTGAAGGCGCTGGGCGGCCAGCCCTTCAGCTACGAGGGGAAGTTCTTCAAGATCCCGGAGACGTCGGTGTTCCCGCAGCCGGTCCAGCGACCGCACCCGCCTATCTGGATCACGGCGCAGAGCCCGGACTCGATCGAGGGGGCCGTGCGCCGCGGGTTCCATGTGCTCACCGGGGGCTTCGGCGTCTCCATCGAGCGGTTAGCCGAGTTCCGCCGGCTCTTCGACCGCCTGGTGGCCGAGGTCCGACCTCCGCGCCCGCTGGAGATCGGCGTCCAGCGGGCGGTCTACGTGGCGGAAAGCGAGGCCGACGCGCGGGCCGCCGCCGAGGAGGCCCGCTGGAACATGCGGGTGACGCTCAGCCTGCGCAACCGCTACGAGCGCGTGGAGCGAGGCCGCGCCATCCCGGTACCGGCGCCGAACGAGCCGGACCTCGACGACCTCCTGGACCGCTTCCTGGTCATCGGGGCGCCGGACACGTGCATCCGCCAGATCAAGCGCATCAAGGACCTCGTGGGCATCACGCACTTCAGCGGCAGTTTCTGGTTCGGCGATCTCGAGCACACGCGCGTGCTGCGCTCGATGGAGCACTTCGCCAGGGACGTCATGCCGGTGTTCCGCGGACCTTGA
- a CDS encoding zinc-binding dehydrogenase, producing MKAAVLSQIGGPLVIEDLPRPQPRNGEVLVKVTACGVCHTDLHVVKGEVKFPLPAVLGHEISGVVEEIASGVSGVKPGDRVVCTFIMPCGSCYYCIRGRDDLCETFFAMNRLKGTLYDGASRVRRADGSPLAMYSMAGLAEYAVVPASDVFRAPADLPLADTCILGCAIMTAYGAVKNQAQVMPGETVAVVGAGGVGSNVIQVARVFGATEIIAVDVSDDKLDAARRLGASQVVNASKGDPVAQVMSLTGGRGADVVIEALGRPETVVNAFMMTCDGGRTVVIGIAAGQATAGIEVTRLVRRGIRLSGSYGCRVRTDMPEVLRLAARGQINVSQPITRRYRLEEADQAYAALSRGQVIGRAIVVME from the coding sequence ATGAAAGCCGCAGTCTTGTCGCAGATCGGCGGTCCCCTGGTCATCGAAGATCTTCCGCGTCCCCAGCCGCGGAACGGGGAAGTCCTGGTGAAGGTCACGGCGTGCGGCGTCTGCCATACCGACCTCCACGTGGTGAAGGGGGAGGTGAAGTTCCCGCTCCCCGCGGTCCTTGGCCACGAAATTTCGGGTGTGGTGGAGGAGATCGCCTCGGGGGTGAGCGGCGTCAAGCCTGGGGACCGAGTTGTTTGCACGTTCATCATGCCCTGCGGTTCCTGCTACTACTGTATCCGCGGCCGGGACGACCTCTGCGAGACCTTCTTCGCGATGAACCGACTGAAGGGCACGCTGTACGACGGCGCGAGCCGGGTGCGGCGAGCGGATGGCTCCCCCCTGGCGATGTACAGCATGGCAGGACTGGCGGAGTACGCCGTGGTCCCCGCCTCGGATGTCTTCCGCGCCCCCGCCGATCTCCCGCTGGCCGACACCTGCATCCTCGGCTGCGCGATCATGACCGCTTACGGCGCCGTGAAGAATCAGGCCCAGGTCATGCCCGGCGAGACGGTGGCGGTCGTGGGCGCGGGAGGCGTCGGATCCAACGTGATCCAGGTGGCTCGGGTCTTCGGCGCCACAGAGATCATTGCCGTGGATGTGAGTGACGACAAGCTCGACGCAGCCAGGAGGCTTGGAGCCAGCCAGGTCGTGAACGCGTCGAAGGGGGATCCCGTTGCTCAGGTGATGAGCCTCACGGGAGGGCGCGGAGCCGACGTCGTGATCGAGGCACTCGGCAGGCCGGAAACGGTGGTCAACGCGTTCATGATGACGTGCGACGGCGGGCGGACCGTGGTGATCGGCATCGCAGCCGGCCAGGCCACCGCCGGCATCGAGGTGACGCGGCTCGTCCGCCGGGGCATTCGGCTGAGCGGTTCTTACGGCTGCCGGGTGCGGACCGATATGCCGGAGGTCCTGCGCCTGGCGGCGAGGGGCCAGATCAACGTGTCACAGCCGATCACGCGGCGGTACCGGCTGGAGGAAGCCGACCAGGCGTATGCGGCCCTGAGTCGGGGACAGGTCATCGGCCGCGCGATCGTCGTCATGGAGTAG
- a CDS encoding HD domain-containing protein gives MTTLERAEAAERAMIQELDRVVVKSVIYTSGERDPRLPVQRPPDQGRLYMMGHDPRLPRMPDKPTLLDFFKYRFGPANHLLQSARLALKSGASEKVVLACLLHDIAIAGFIRSDHGYWGAQLVEPYVAEEVSWAIRYHQALRFFPDESVGYHYPEMYVKLFGADYKPEPYIERDYRYARNHKWYMTARLICVNDLYAFDPTVQVSLEEFTDIAGRNFRQPEEGLGFDASPSAHMWRSIIWPTKYL, from the coding sequence ATGACGACGCTCGAGCGGGCGGAGGCGGCCGAGCGCGCGATGATCCAGGAGCTCGACCGCGTCGTCGTGAAGTCTGTGATCTACACCTCCGGCGAGCGGGACCCGAGGCTGCCGGTCCAGCGACCGCCGGACCAGGGCAGGCTCTATATGATGGGGCACGATCCGCGCCTGCCGCGGATGCCCGATAAGCCGACCCTGCTCGACTTCTTCAAGTATCGCTTCGGGCCCGCCAATCACCTGCTGCAGAGCGCGCGGCTCGCGCTAAAGAGCGGGGCGAGCGAGAAGGTCGTCCTCGCGTGCCTGTTGCACGACATCGCCATCGCCGGATTCATCCGCAGCGACCACGGATACTGGGGGGCTCAGCTCGTGGAGCCCTACGTCGCCGAAGAGGTGAGCTGGGCCATCCGTTATCACCAGGCGCTGCGGTTCTTCCCGGACGAGTCGGTCGGATATCACTACCCTGAGATGTACGTCAAGCTGTTCGGCGCGGATTACAAGCCCGAGCCCTACATCGAGCGGGACTACCGTTACGCGCGGAACCACAAGTGGTACATGACGGCGCGTCTGATCTGCGTCAACGACCTCTACGCGTTCGATCCCACCGTGCAGGTCTCCCTGGAGGAGTTCACCGACATCGCGGGTCGGAACTTCCGGCAGCCCGAGGAAGGGCTTGGCTTCGACGCGAGCCCCTCAGCGCACATGTGGCGCAGCATCATCTGGCCGACAAAGTACCTGTAG
- the pheS gene encoding phenylalanine--tRNA ligase subunit alpha (catalyzes a two-step reaction, first charging a phenylalanine molecule by linking its carboxyl group to the alpha-phosphate of ATP, followed by transfer of the aminoacyl-adenylate to its tRNA; forms a heterotetramer of alpha(2)beta(2); binds two magnesium ions per tetramer; type 1 subfamily): LELFAREMFSPETRIRFRPSFFPFTEPSAEADFVCFLCGGAGCRVCKQSGWLEILGAGMVHPQVFRHVGYDPEEVTGWAFGMGVERIAMLKYGIDDIRLFFENDLRFLQQFGA; the protein is encoded by the coding sequence CGCTGGAGCTGTTCGCGCGGGAGATGTTCAGCCCGGAGACGCGGATCCGCTTCCGCCCGAGCTTTTTCCCGTTCACCGAGCCCTCGGCGGAGGCTGACTTTGTGTGCTTTCTCTGCGGCGGGGCGGGGTGCCGGGTGTGCAAGCAGTCGGGGTGGCTGGAGATCCTGGGGGCGGGGATGGTCCACCCCCAGGTGTTCCGGCACGTGGGCTACGATCCGGAGGAGGTGACGGGCTGGGCCTTTGGCATGGGGGTGGAGCGGATCGCCATGCTCAAGTACGGGATCGACGACATCCGGCTCTTCTTCGAGAACGACCTCCGGTTCCTGCAGCAGTTCGGGGCGTAG
- a CDS encoding caspase family protein, protein MWKALWLFMLHVPVALFLLLAFAPLGRAQQAIPARPELVLQTGHADVVYSLAFSRDGRYLASGSGDRTVKIWDVATGQQLRTLTGHANNVTYVAFSPDGRRLTSKDAEDNVTLWEVTTGRQLYTLSGLKHAALSPDWRYLASRGHDWRQLAPRSRGQGTVRLWEVATGQMVRTLHPLTSWFTQGGLLAFSPDGHYLALASENTVELWEAATGQRTHMLADHGSPVRSFVFSPDGRYLASSESWGGAVKLWEVATGRIVHNLSGHRHGADFLAFSPDGATLASGEGIGIVKLWNVATGREVRTLSHRSIAFSPDGRWFVSRSRDGQVKVWELATGREVLALAPPEPRGEILDFAFSPDGRWLADGGGRYRPGGIASGMLRLWEIPSGRQVRTFGGDSSRVNGVAFGSEGRYLAIAGQERVTLWELSKGEQAQSLDTYTESSSAFAFSLGMRWLASTNHKTVKLWDVASGREVRTLTGHTGSLWSVAFSPDDRWLASGSSGTSVPVELMRHGTEPVWDDPIRLWDVASGKEARVFAGHTGPVSSLAFSPDGRWLASGSMDDTVRLWDVITGREVHVLKHVAVLTVAFSSNGRWLASGGREDHTVRVWDVATGREVGSRAGHTGPIYHVAFSPDGLYLGSCSSDGTIKLWDAETGREVRTLTGHSDGVRSLAFSPDGRYLASGSWDAGVRIWDLATGDHRASLIPLRATNEWLVVTPDGLFDGSPGAWDSILWRFEGNTFDVAPVEIFFNEFYDPGLLADIFAGKKPKAPREIGQFDRRQPRVKLALADGQASPGQKVSTSTVALKVEVAEAPPSREKLAGSGARDVRLFRNGSLVKVWRGDVLQGKGGKVVLESTVPIVSGQNRLTVYAFNRDNIKSPDAMLVVTGAENLKRPATAYILAVGINQYANRRYNLRYAVPDAEAFAAELKRQQTRLGTFAQIEIVPLLDQHATKANILLALKRLAGTEPGPFPPGAPPVLDKIKPAQPEDVVFIYYAGHGTADGSKFYLIPHDLGYSGSRTQLDEAGLKTILPHSISDLELEQAFEKLDAGRLLLVIDACNSGQALEAEEKRRGPMNSKGLAQLAYEKGMYILTAAQGYQAALEAAQLGHGLLTYALVEEGLKTAAADTAPKDGQVVMREWLDHTTLRVPQLQTAMMKEGRSRGNEIAFVDGEEKIQELDKRSLQHPRVFYRREVEAQPLVVAKPEAK, encoded by the coding sequence ATGTGGAAGGCGTTGTGGCTTTTCATGCTCCATGTTCCCGTGGCGCTTTTTCTTCTACTCGCTTTTGCGCCGTTGGGCCGCGCTCAGCAAGCAATCCCAGCTAGACCCGAACTCGTTCTCCAAACCGGCCATGCTGACGTCGTTTACTCGCTTGCCTTTAGCCGCGATGGCCGCTACCTGGCCTCGGGGAGTGGGGACCGGACGGTTAAGATCTGGGATGTCGCCACGGGTCAGCAACTGCGTACTCTGACTGGTCATGCCAATAACGTTACTTACGTCGCTTTTAGCCCGGATGGACGCCGCCTCACCAGCAAGGACGCAGAGGACAACGTCACGCTTTGGGAGGTCACCACGGGCCGTCAGCTCTATACGCTGTCGGGGTTGAAACATGCAGCCCTCAGCCCGGACTGGCGCTACCTAGCCTCGCGTGGCCACGATTGGCGCCAACTCGCCCCACGCTCGCGTGGTCAAGGCACTGTCAGACTTTGGGAGGTGGCCACGGGGCAGATGGTGCGTACGTTGCACCCCTTAACCAGCTGGTTTACCCAAGGAGGGCTTTTGGCTTTCAGCCCCGACGGACACTACCTGGCGCTGGCGAGCGAAAATACGGTCGAGCTTTGGGAGGCGGCCACGGGACAACGGACTCACATGCTCGCCGACCATGGCTCACCTGTCCGGTCTTTCGTTTTCAGCCCCGATGGACGCTACCTGGCCTCCTCCGAAAGCTGGGGTGGGGCGGTTAAACTTTGGGAAGTGGCCACAGGGCGGATAGTTCACAACCTTTCGGGCCATAGGCACGGGGCCGATTTTCTTGCTTTCAGCCCCGATGGAGCCACTCTCGCATCAGGGGAGGGGATTGGCATTGTCAAGCTCTGGAACGTCGCGACTGGCCGTGAGGTCCGTACACTCAGCCATCGCTCCATTGCGTTCAGCCCTGACGGGCGTTGGTTCGTGTCCAGGAGTCGAGATGGGCAAGTCAAGGTCTGGGAGCTTGCCACAGGTCGAGAGGTGCTTGCCTTGGCACCCCCCGAGCCGCGAGGGGAAATCCTCGATTTCGCCTTTAGTCCCGATGGTCGGTGGCTGGCGGATGGTGGCGGGAGGTATAGGCCCGGTGGGATCGCATCCGGAATGCTCAGGCTCTGGGAGATCCCGAGCGGGCGTCAGGTTCGGACTTTTGGCGGTGACTCCTCAAGGGTCAACGGTGTTGCTTTTGGCTCTGAAGGGCGTTACCTGGCCATAGCCGGCCAGGAGAGGGTCACACTTTGGGAGTTGTCAAAGGGCGAACAAGCACAGTCCCTCGACACCTATACGGAATCTTCCAGCGCCTTCGCCTTTAGCCTTGGCATGCGGTGGCTGGCGTCAACAAACCACAAAACAGTCAAGCTCTGGGATGTTGCGAGTGGGCGCGAAGTACGCACCTTAACTGGCCATACTGGATCCCTCTGGTCCGTTGCTTTCAGCCCCGATGACCGCTGGTTAGCCTCCGGGAGCAGCGGGACTTCCGTTCCTGTTGAGCTTATGCGCCATGGCACTGAACCGGTTTGGGACGACCCGATTAGGCTTTGGGATGTTGCAAGTGGGAAAGAAGCGCGCGTCTTTGCCGGCCATACCGGACCTGTGTCGAGCCTTGCCTTTAGCCCCGATGGCCGCTGGCTTGCCTCGGGAAGCATGGACGACACGGTTAGGCTCTGGGATGTCATCACCGGACGCGAAGTTCATGTCCTTAAACATGTTGCTGTGCTAACAGTCGCTTTTAGTTCCAATGGTCGATGGCTTGCCTCGGGGGGCAGAGAAGATCATACGGTCCGGGTCTGGGACGTGGCAACGGGCCGTGAGGTGGGCTCACGCGCGGGCCATACCGGCCCCATTTATCATGTGGCGTTTAGTCCCGACGGACTCTATTTGGGCTCGTGTAGTTCGGATGGCACGATTAAGCTCTGGGACGCAGAAACGGGGCGAGAGGTGCGCACCCTAACCGGACATAGTGATGGCGTGCGTTCTTTAGCCTTCAGTCCTGATGGACGATACCTGGCTTCTGGCAGCTGGGATGCCGGCGTGCGCATTTGGGACCTCGCAACTGGCGATCACCGAGCATCACTTATCCCGCTGCGAGCCACAAACGAGTGGTTGGTTGTAACTCCCGACGGCCTCTTCGATGGGTCCCCCGGTGCATGGGACAGCATCCTCTGGCGGTTCGAGGGAAACACCTTCGATGTTGCTCCGGTGGAGATCTTTTTCAATGAATTTTACGATCCAGGCCTGCTTGCCGACATTTTTGCAGGGAAAAAGCCAAAGGCGCCGCGCGAGATCGGCCAGTTTGATCGCCGCCAGCCTCGAGTCAAGCTAGCGCTAGCGGATGGCCAAGCCTCCCCTGGACAAAAGGTATCTACCAGCACTGTGGCACTTAAAGTCGAGGTAGCCGAAGCGCCTCCTAGCAGAGAAAAGCTGGCTGGCAGTGGCGCGCGTGACGTCCGTCTGTTCCGTAATGGGTCCCTTGTAAAAGTCTGGCGTGGAGATGTGCTACAGGGTAAAGGCGGTAAGGTTGTATTGGAATCAACCGTGCCGATTGTTTCCGGTCAGAATCGCTTGACTGTCTATGCATTTAATCGGGATAACATCAAGAGTCCTGATGCCATGCTCGTGGTCACTGGCGCAGAAAATCTCAAGCGGCCAGCCACCGCCTACATCCTGGCTGTGGGTATCAATCAATACGCCAACCGGAGGTACAACCTCAGGTATGCAGTGCCTGATGCAGAGGCTTTTGCCGCAGAGCTAAAGCGCCAGCAAACTCGGCTCGGCACCTTTGCCCAGATCGAGATTGTTCCCCTCCTCGACCAACACGCCACCAAAGCCAATATTCTTCTGGCGCTGAAGCGTCTGGCTGGGACGGAGCCAGGTCCTTTTCCTCCGGGAGCACCGCCGGTGCTAGACAAAATCAAACCGGCTCAGCCCGAAGATGTTGTATTCATCTATTACGCTGGTCACGGAACCGCGGACGGATCGAAGTTCTACCTTATCCCGCATGATTTGGGCTACTCAGGGAGCCGCACACAGTTGGACGAAGCTGGTTTGAAGACCATCTTGCCACACAGCATTTCGGATCTGGAGCTGGAGCAGGCCTTCGAGAAGTTAGATGCGGGGAGGTTGCTTTTGGTCATTGATGCCTGTAATTCCGGGCAGGCGTTGGAGGCCGAGGAGAAGCGCCGAGGACCGATGAACTCCAAGGGGTTGGCGCAGTTGGCCTATGAGAAGGGGATGTACATCCTAACTGCGGCACAGGGCTATCAGGCTGCGCTTGAGGCGGCGCAACTGGGACACGGATTGTTGACATATGCCTTGGTGGAGGAGGGGTTGAAGACAGCGGCGGCAGATACGGCACCGAAGGATGGCCAAGTAGTGATGCGCGAGTGGCTTGACCATACGACGTTGCGTGTTCCGCAGTTGCAAACGGCGATGATGAAGGAAGGGCGGAGCCGAGGCAATGAGATTGCCTTTGTGGATGGCGAAGAGAAAATTCAAGAGCTAGACAAGCGGAGCCTACAGCATCCACGAGTGTTTTACCGGCGCGAGGTCGAAGCCCAGCCACTTGTTGTGGCTAAGCCGGAGGCAAAGTAA